In Vibrio quintilis, the DNA window ACCCGCCTGCTGGCATTATTTTCTGATGGTGTCTGCGATAATCTCGCCATTGAACGCATTCATACATTAAAACAGGCGCAGGACTTTGTTCACGGCGATGGCTATGCGCATAAAGTCCGCCTGGGTATCTGGCATCGTAAACATGGACTTGTCGGCAGTGTCGCCTGGGGAGAGGATACCGGAGACAGCGCATTTATCAGCTACTGGATTGCCCCCGCCTTTCAACGTCAGGGATATGGACGAAAAGCTGTCGCACAACTCATCCGGCAGCTGAAACAGCAGGGTTTTCATCAGATCATGGCCGATGTTTACTTCGATAATCAGCCATCAAAAATCTTATTGACCAGCCTCGGCTTCCGGATTGAGGGCGTACTGGAAGAATATGAAGAAAAACCAGTGCTGCGGCTGACGCTGGAAGATGACAACCCGGCCGTCAGAATTTCAGAGGCGAATTGTCAATCACTTCTTTCATAACAAAGAAAGAGCGGATCTGACGCACACCAGGCAAAGCTATCAGGTGGCTGGCATGCAGACGATTGAAATCTTCCATGTCGTTGACTCTGACCCGGAGAAAATAGTCAAACTCTCCGGCAACCAGCTGGCAATCAATGATCACCGGAATTTGTACCACAGCTGCTTCAAATTCAGAAAAACTCTCCGGCGTTGAGCGATCAAGCACGACGCCAACCATCACCAGTGTTCCTTTTGCAACCGCCTGCGGGTTAACAACAGCCCGGACAGACTGAATCACACCGGCATC includes these proteins:
- a CDS encoding GNAT family N-acetyltransferase, whose amino-acid sequence is MKNCHYNDQQPLSFPQTWHSVPGVKLYPLQHHDATRLLALFSDGVCDNLAIERIHTLKQAQDFVHGDGYAHKVRLGIWHRKHGLVGSVAWGEDTGDSAFISYWIAPAFQRQGYGRKAVAQLIRQLKQQGFHQIMADVYFDNQPSKILLTSLGFRIEGVLEEYEEKPVLRLTLEDDNPAVRISEANCQSLLS
- a CDS encoding Lrp/AsnC family transcriptional regulator, whose product is MTISLDRTDLKLLRLLQQEGRMSNAELAEKVNISAPTCHRRVERLFDAGVIQSVRAVVNPQAVAKGTLVMVGVVLDRSTPESFSEFEAAVVQIPVIIDCQLVAGEFDYFLRVRVNDMEDFNRLHASHLIALPGVRQIRSFFVMKEVIDNSPLKF